Proteins encoded within one genomic window of Haematobia irritans isolate KBUSLIRL chromosome 5, ASM5000362v1, whole genome shotgun sequence:
- the LOC142240676 gene encoding putative inorganic phosphate cotransporter, with product MGMRYIQATLLFVALVAMYFSRVNVGVAVVAMTNAETSNPDFPEFDWSEKQISYILSSFYWGFCVTQLPGGVLCKKYGSKLVMGLAIFISGVLSVLTPFSVNWGGWQCLCVIRMLLGLAQGLIMPCVFDHLAKWSPEQERNRLGGFSHTGYDCGMVLAMALSGVIAESRMGWPGISYVSAGICFVWCLLWMILAANKPGDSKYISEVEKLYIESTNNHEVNTNAQNRKIPWKAIFTSIPFIALLVVRSAEQWALTTLEAQMPSYLNGILKMEIKTNAFFSAVPFLASWLVCYIFMVVADILQNRQILSLTAVRKLINSIAYWVPALGFIAMGFLDESHRNLALTIMIFSTAVNGGEIIGSNLNAIDLSPNHAGLLYSIINTVASIVALISPLSVGLIVTDVHNRHQWQLVFGIVAIVFFLGNLVYIIFGTSETQSWNTNDTVYPEDIENECDSHENKTAFLETNVAATSSKHREM from the exons ATGGGCATGCGTTACATTCAAGCTACTCTGCTGTTTGTGGCCCTGGTGGCCATGTATTTTAGTCGTGTCAATGTGGGTGTAGCTGTAGTGGCCATGACCAATGCTGAAACTTCTAATCCAGATTTTCCA GAATTCGATTGGAGTGaaaaacaaatttcctatatactATCCAGTTTCTATTGGGGTTTTTGTGTGACGCAACTTCCCGGCGGTGTACTATGTAAAAAATATGGATCGAAATTAGTTATGGGTTTGGCCATATTCATTTCCGGAGTCTTGAGTGTACTCACCCCATTTTCGGTAAATTGGGGTGGCTGGCAGTGTTTATGTGTGATTCGAATGTTACTGGGCTTAGCCCAAGGTCTAATTATGCCTTGTGTTTTCGATCACCTAGCCAAATGGTCACCGGAACAGGAACGTAATCGTTTAGGCGGATTTAGCCATACCGGTTATGATTGTGGCATGGTTTTGGCTATGGCTTTAAGTGGTGTCATTGCCGAGAGTCGAATGGGTTGGCCTGGAATTTCCTATGTATCGGCTGGTATATGTTTCGTATGGTGTCTACTTTGGATGATATTAGCTGCCAATAAACCAGGAGATTCCAAATATATAAGCGAAGTTGAAAAACTCTATATTGAATCGACAAATAATCATGAAGTTAATACAAATgcccaaaatcgaaaaatcccttGGAAAGCCATTTTTACCTCAATACCTTTTATAGCTCTATTGGTGGTACGTTCGGCCGAACAATGGGCTTTAACAACTCTGGAAGCCCAAATGCCTTCATATTTGAATGGTATTCttaaaatggaaattaaaaCGAATGCATTTTTCTCAGCTGTACCATTTTTGGCCAGTTGGCTTGTGTGCTATATCTTTATGGTGGTGgcagatattttgcaaaatcgtcaAATATTATCTTTGACCGCAGTGAGAAAACTTATCAATAGTATAGCGTATTGGGTACCTGCCTTGGGTTTTATAGCCATGGGTTTCCTTGATGAAAGCCATAGAAATTTGGCATTAACGATAATGATCTTCAGTACGGCAGTGAATGGTGGAGAAATTATAGGAAGTAACTTAAATGCCATCGATTTATCGCCGAATCATGCGGGTCTACTCTATTCCATAATAAACACCGTGGCCAGTATTGTGGCTTTGATTTCGCCCTTGTCAGTGGGCCTTATCGTAACAGATGTG CACAATCGCCACCAATGGCAATTGGTTTTCGGTATTGTTGCCATCGTTTTCTTTCTGGGTAATTTAGTATACATCATATTTGGTACTTCCGAAACACAATCCTGGAATACGAATGATACTGTGTATCCTGAAGATATTGAAAATGAATGTGATAGCCATGAGAACAAAACTGCCTTTTTGGAAACAAATGTTGCTGCAACATCGTCCAAACACAGAGAAATGTAA